Sequence from the Streptomyces sp. NBC_00358 genome:
GACCGACCCGCCCTGACTCAGGAAGCCTGGGCCGCCGCCCGCAGCCGGCCGTACTCCTCGGCCATCGTCGCCGCGGTCCAATGCGCGTTGAGCCCACTGGGGTTGGGCAGGACCCACACCCGGCTCGCCCCGATCGTCCGCTCCTGCGGGCCGATCCCGGCCCTGCGCTCCTCGAAGGCCGCCCGGTACGCGGTCACCCCCACGACCGCCAGCCATCCCGGGCGCAGCCGCTCCACCTTCTCGCCCAGCAGCCGTCCGCCCTCGCGGTACTCCTCGGCACTCAACTCGTCGGCACGGGCGGTCGCCCGTGCCACCACATTGGTGATGCCGAGTCCGTAGGAGAGCAGTTCGTCCTGCTCGGACGGCCGCAGGAGCCGCGGAGTGAACCCGGAGAGGTGCAGCACCGGCCAGAACCGGTTGCCGGGCCGGGCGAAGTGATGGCCGGTGGCCGCTGTCATGAGGCCCGGGTTGATGCCGCAGAAAAGCACCGAGAGGCCGTCCGCGACGACATCCGGCACGAGCCGGTCGCGGGCGGCCTCCAGGTCCGCTCGGGTGAGCCGCGTCAGAGGATCGCCCCGGGCGTGTAGCCGGCGGCCTCCGGGTGCTGCTTCACGATCTCCTCGACCCGGCCGACGACGACGGCCACCTGGTCGGCCGCGGCGCCCGTGAAGGACAGCTTGTCGGCCATCAGCTCGTCGAGCTGCGCGCGGTCCAGCGGGATCCGCTCGTCCGCGGCGAGCTTGTCGAGCAGTTCGTTGCGCTCGGCACCCTGCTCGCGCATGGCGAGGGCGGAGGCGACGGCGTTCTCCTTGATGGCCTCGTGGGCGACCTCGCGGCCGACACCCGCGCGCACCGCGCCCATCAGGACCTTGGTCGTCGCGAGGAACGGCAGGTAGCGGTCCAGCTCACGGGCGACGACCGCGGGGAAGGCGCCGAACTCGTCGAGGACGGTCAGGAAGGTCTCCAGCAGGCCGTCCAGCGCGAAGAACGCGTCCGGCAGCGCGACCCGGCGCACCACCGAGCAGGACACGTCACCCTCGTTCCACTGGTCGCCGGCCAGCTCGCCCGTCATCGACGCGTAGCCGCGCAGGATGACCATCAGGCCGTTGACGCGCTCGCAGGAGCGGGTGTTCATCTTGTGCGGCATCGCGGAGGAGCCGACCTGGCCGGGCTTGAAGCCCTCGGTGACCAGCTCGTGCCCGGCCATCAGCCGGATGGTCTTCGCCGTCGAGGACGGCGCGGCGGCGAGCTGGACCAGGGCGGTCACCACGTCGTAGTCCAGGGAGCGCGGGTAGACCTGGCCGACGGAGGTGAAGGCCTGCGAGAAGCCGAGGTGCCCGGCGATCCGCTGCTCCAGGTCCGCGAGCTTGGCCGCGTCCCCGCCCAGCAGGTCGAGCATGTCCTGGGCCGTGCCGACCGGGCCCTTGATGCCGCGCAGCGGGTAGCGGTCGAGCAGCTCCTCCAGGCGGCCGTACGCGACGAGCAGTTCGTCGGCGGCGGTCGCGAAACGCTTGCCCAGGGTGGTGGCCTGCGCGGCCACGTTGTGCGAGCGGCCGGCCATGACCAGCTCGGCGTACTCGCCGGCCAGCTTGGCCAGGCGGGCGAGGACGGCCACCGTGCGGTCGCGCATCAGTTCGAGGGAGAGCCGGATCTGTAGCTGCTCGACGTTCTCGGTGAGGTCGCGGGACGTCATGCCCTTGTGCACGTGCTCGTGCCCGGCGAGGTCGTTGAACTCCTCGATCCGCGCCTTGACGTCGTGCCGGGTGACCTTCTCGCGCTCGGCGATGGAGGCGAGGTCGACCTGGTCGAGGACACGCTCGTAGTCGGCGATGGCGGCGTCCGGCACCTCGATCCCGAGGTCCTTCTGGGCCCGCAGCACGGCGAGCCAGAGCTGACGCTCCAGCTTGACCTTCTGCTCGGGGGACCAGAGCGTGGCGAGCTCGGCGGAGGCGTAGCGTCCGGCGAGGACGTTGGGGATACGGGGCTTTGCAGGCGCGGCAGTCACGTGTACGGAGCATACCGGCTGTACGGCGGGGGTCCTGTTATGTCCGCCGCGTCCAGGACGCGCAGGTCGGGGCGGAGCTGCACCCCCCGGCGGACCGGGGTGTGCGTGAGAGGTGCGGGGACGGGGCGGAGGTGTCGCACTCAGCGGGCACCACGGACCACGTCGTCGCTCCTGCCGTCCGTCGGTGGTCCCGACGGAAAGATGCTCAACTTCCTTTGAGTAGAATGGAGTTGTTCATCGTATTGGTGGACAGAGGTTGTGATGGATCGTTTTCGCAGGGCCGTACTCAGGAACCCGAACGCGGGGGGCGGCTGCCGTAGCCGGCCTGCGCGTGCGGATCGGGGTGGGTCTGCTCGCTGCCTACCACAGCGCGCAGACCTCCGTACGTCTTCGAAGTGAACCGGTCGTGGGCGAGGGTGAGCTCTGCCGTGATCAGCTGGTTGCGCTCATCGTTGACCTCCTCGATTTCCTGCATGAGCT
This genomic interval carries:
- the mug gene encoding G/U mismatch-specific DNA glycosylase, yielding MTRLTRADLEAARDRLVPDVVADGLSVLFCGINPGLMTAATGHHFARPGNRFWPVLHLSGFTPRLLRPSEQDELLSYGLGITNVVARATARADELSAEEYREGGRLLGEKVERLRPGWLAVVGVTAYRAAFEERRAGIGPQERTIGASRVWVLPNPSGLNAHWTAATMAEEYGRLRAAAQAS
- the purB gene encoding adenylosuccinate lyase; protein product: MTAAPAKPRIPNVLAGRYASAELATLWSPEQKVKLERQLWLAVLRAQKDLGIEVPDAAIADYERVLDQVDLASIAEREKVTRHDVKARIEEFNDLAGHEHVHKGMTSRDLTENVEQLQIRLSLELMRDRTVAVLARLAKLAGEYAELVMAGRSHNVAAQATTLGKRFATAADELLVAYGRLEELLDRYPLRGIKGPVGTAQDMLDLLGGDAAKLADLEQRIAGHLGFSQAFTSVGQVYPRSLDYDVVTALVQLAAAPSSTAKTIRLMAGHELVTEGFKPGQVGSSAMPHKMNTRSCERVNGLMVILRGYASMTGELAGDQWNEGDVSCSVVRRVALPDAFFALDGLLETFLTVLDEFGAFPAVVARELDRYLPFLATTKVLMGAVRAGVGREVAHEAIKENAVASALAMREQGAERNELLDKLAADERIPLDRAQLDELMADKLSFTGAAADQVAVVVGRVEEIVKQHPEAAGYTPGAIL